The stretch of DNA ATCAGACATTGCAGGAGAACTTCTATGTAGTGGATGAAGGGGAAGTGTATTATTTGATGCCATGGCTTGAACGGCATCGTACAGATGAACCGGATCATCCTTATGAAATGCTGTTCTCCACACTCGGAAAAATCCATGCCTCCTCCAGCAAACGCTATCCAATCGATTATGAGGCTTATGCTTTGGCCATCCGAAAGCAAAAAGAAAAGCTCCAGCAGGACAGGGAGGAGCTTTTGGGCTTGGTGGAGCGGTTTGAATCCCAAACGTATATGGGCGTCGTGCCGCTGCTTGTCTGCACCCATTATAAGGATTTGGAGCATGTGTCCGCCATGCTGGATAAATGGTATGACCATTATGATGCGGATCTGAAGGAAGACCCCGAGATGGAGCACAGTGTGCTGCACGGTAATTTACGCCCTTCCCATGTGCAGGAGGGCAGTACGCTGCACTTACTTAATTGGGAAAAAACCAAGCTTGGCAATCCCAGCTTGGATCTTGCGGCCTATTATAAAGAAGAATGGCGTTTTGCCGACAGCAATGTGACGAGTCCGCCTTATTATCTGCACTCATATGAGGAATATCGGCAAATGAAGAAAAATGAAGAGAGCCTGCTCATGCTGCATCTGCTGCACCCGGGACGGTATTTGAAGCAAATCAGGCAGTATGTAAATGCACCGCAAAAGGCGAATACTCCTGCTGTCGTACAGGAATTGACCCAGACACATAGGCAGCTGACACAGGCCCTCCAAGTGCAATCCTATTTCCAGGATTTACGGAATCAGGAAAACCAAGAAGATGAAGAAGCTTGATCAGAATGATTTAGCCTGGAAGCTGAAGTAAAGAGCGATCAATCCCCCGAGCAATAAAATATCCAATATCGACGGGAACAGCAATGTACGGATGAACTGGAAGATGATCAGCGGGACCATCGCCTTTTCGGTGACATTGATCCAATACCGGAGAAAGCCAGGCATGTTGTTGCGGTTGATTTTACTCATTTTCATCCCTCCTGTAGAAAGTATATGAATGGGAAAAGCTAGGCGTTTACCCTTTTTTGAAAAAAATATGCGACTGCATTGACTTTTTTACGGTAAAGTGGATACAATAAGCTATACATGATATAAATGCTTTGACAGGGAAGAGTATAGTGTAAGGATCCATACTAGAGAGGGAAGCAATTGGTGGAAGTTTCCCGGAAACCTGCAGTAGAATGTCGCCCTGTATGCAGCGACCCTGAACACGGATGTCAGTAGGGGAAGCCGGTGAAGAGCCGTTATCTCCCTCGAGTGTGCGACACAGCTGTCTTGTGTTGGCAAATGAAGGTGGTACCACGGAAACTGACCCTTTTCGTCCTTTTGGATGAGAAGGGTTTTTATATGTCACCAAAAGCATTGAAGGAGGAACCAGGCATGACAACAGACAAATCACAAGAAACCAACTCCCTGCCGTCCAAATACGATCCTGCCAGCATCGAATCGGGCCGCTATCAGTTCTGGCTCGACGGCAAATATTTCGAGGCCACCGGAGATGAAAGCAAACAGCCATACTCCATCGTGATCCCGCCGCCGAACGTAACCGGAAAACTTCACCTCGGTCACGCTTGGGATACGACATTGCAGGATATCATCACCCGCATGAAGAGGATGCAAGGCTACGATGTGCTTTGGCTCCCGGGTATGGACCATGCCGGCATTGCGACACAGGCGAAAGTGGATGCCAAACTTCGTGAACAAGGCATCAGCCGTTATGATTTAGGGCGTGAAGGCTTCCTGGAGAAGAGCTGGGAATGGAAAGAAGAATATGCGAGCTTCATCCGCAAGCAATGGTCCAAGCTGGGACTTGGCCTTGATTATTCGCGTGAGCGTTTCACACTGGATGAGGGCCTTTCCGAGGCGGTGAAAGAAGTATTCGTCACGCTGTATGAAAAAGGCTTGCTGTACCGCGGCGAATATATCATCAACTGGGATCCAGTCGCCAAAACGGCGCTATCCGATATCGAGGTCATCCACAAAGATGTGCAAGGTCATTTCTACCATATGCGCTATCCTTTGGCAGATGGAACTGGACATATCGAGATTGCGACGACACGTCCGGAAACATTCCTTGGCGATACGGCAGTAGCTGTACACCCGGATGACGAGCGCTACCAGCACTTGATCGGCAAAACCGTCATCCTGCCGGAAGTAAACCGCGAGATCCCGATCGTGGCTGATGAGTATGTAGACATGGAATTCGGTTCCGGTGCGGTGAAAATCACCCCTGCCCATGATCCGAATGACTTTGAGGTAGGCAATCGCCATGATCTTGAGCGTATCCTTGTCATGCATGAGGATGGCACAATGAACGAAAATGCCGGTAAATATAATGGCTTGGATCGTTTCGAGGCGCGCAAGCAAATTGTCAAAGATCTGCAGGAGCAAGGTATCCTGTTCAAAATCGAAGAACATATGCACAGCGTCGGACATTCCGAACGAAGCGGTGCTGTAGTGGAACCATATCTATCCACGCAGTGGTTCGTAAACATGGAACCATTAGCCAAGCAAGCATTGGAATTGCAGGCTGGGGAAGACAAAATCAGCTTCGTGCCAGAGCGATTCGAAAGGACCTACACGTATTGGATGGAAAACATCCGTGACTGGTGTATTTCCCGTCAGCTCTGGTGGGGACATCGTATCCCGGCTTGGTACCATAAAGAAACAGGCGAGGTATACGTAGGCAAGGAAGCGCCGGCAGACATCGAGAACTGGGAACAAGATCAGGATGTACTGGATACATGGTTCTCATCCGCCCTATGGCCGTTCTCGACAATGGATTGGCCAAACACGGACGCAGCCGATTTCAAACGCTACTTCCCGACCGATGTACTTGTGACAGGCTATGATATCATCGCCTTCTGGGTAAGCCGGATGATCTTCCAATCCAAGGAATTCACTGGCAAGCGCCCATTCAAGGATGTATTGATCCATGGCCTTGTGCGGGATGGAGAAGGCCGTAAGATGAGTAAATCCCTTGGGAACGGTGTCGATCCGATGGATGTCATCGAGAAATATGGTGCCGACTCCTTGCGTTACTTCCTATCGACTGGCTCATCACCGGGTCAGGATTTGCGCTTCCAATGGGAAAAAGTTGAATCGACATGGAACTTTGCCAATAAGATATGGAATGCTTCCCGCTTCGCCTTGATGAACATGGAAGGCTTGAAATACGAAGACATCGATCTGTCCAAAGAGAAGAGTCTGGCCGATAAATGGATCCTTACCCGCTTGAACGAAACAATCGAAGCAGTGACATACAATGCCGAGAAGTATGAATTCGGTGAAGCCGGCCGTCATCTGTACAACTTCATCTGGGATGATGTGTGTGACTGGTATATCGAAATGGCGAAGCTGCCGCTTTACGGCGAAGATGAAGACGCGAAGCAGATGACACGTTCTGTCCTGGCCCATGTACTGGATCAGACAATGCGCATGCTGCACCCATTCATGCCATTCATCACAGAGGAAATCTGGCAGCAGCTGCCGCATGAAGGGGAGTCCATCACGATTGCTGCCTGGCCGACAGTCAACAAAGACCTGCATGATGAAAAAGCAGCAGAAGAAATGAAACGGCTTGTGAGCATCATCCGCTCTGTCCGCAACATCCGTGCAGAAGTGGATACACCGATGTCCAAGCAAATCCAGCTGCTCATCCAGGCAGAAGACAGCGAGATCGAAGCGGAGCTCAAAGCGCAGCAGCACTATATCGAACGTTTCTGTAACCCGAGTGAGCTGACGATTGCCACAGAAATCCAGGCACCGGATAAAGCAATGTCGGCAGTTCTCACCGGTGCAGAGCTTTATTTGCCGCTTGAAGGCTTGATCGACATCTCCAAAGAAATCGAGCGTCTTGAAAAAGAACTTGATAAATGGACGAAAGAAGTCGAGCGTGTCGAGAAGAAGCTTGCCAACCAAGGATTCATCAGCAAGGCACCACAAAAAATCGTCGACGAAGAACGTGCCAAGCAAGCAGACTATGAA from Terribacillus sp. FSL K6-0262 encodes:
- a CDS encoding valine--tRNA ligase, whose product is MTTDKSQETNSLPSKYDPASIESGRYQFWLDGKYFEATGDESKQPYSIVIPPPNVTGKLHLGHAWDTTLQDIITRMKRMQGYDVLWLPGMDHAGIATQAKVDAKLREQGISRYDLGREGFLEKSWEWKEEYASFIRKQWSKLGLGLDYSRERFTLDEGLSEAVKEVFVTLYEKGLLYRGEYIINWDPVAKTALSDIEVIHKDVQGHFYHMRYPLADGTGHIEIATTRPETFLGDTAVAVHPDDERYQHLIGKTVILPEVNREIPIVADEYVDMEFGSGAVKITPAHDPNDFEVGNRHDLERILVMHEDGTMNENAGKYNGLDRFEARKQIVKDLQEQGILFKIEEHMHSVGHSERSGAVVEPYLSTQWFVNMEPLAKQALELQAGEDKISFVPERFERTYTYWMENIRDWCISRQLWWGHRIPAWYHKETGEVYVGKEAPADIENWEQDQDVLDTWFSSALWPFSTMDWPNTDAADFKRYFPTDVLVTGYDIIAFWVSRMIFQSKEFTGKRPFKDVLIHGLVRDGEGRKMSKSLGNGVDPMDVIEKYGADSLRYFLSTGSSPGQDLRFQWEKVESTWNFANKIWNASRFALMNMEGLKYEDIDLSKEKSLADKWILTRLNETIEAVTYNAEKYEFGEAGRHLYNFIWDDVCDWYIEMAKLPLYGEDEDAKQMTRSVLAHVLDQTMRMLHPFMPFITEEIWQQLPHEGESITIAAWPTVNKDLHDEKAAEEMKRLVSIIRSVRNIRAEVDTPMSKQIQLLIQAEDSEIEAELKAQQHYIERFCNPSELTIATEIQAPDKAMSAVLTGAELYLPLEGLIDISKEIERLEKELDKWTKEVERVEKKLANQGFISKAPQKIVDEERAKQADYEDKRARVQQRINELKG